From a single Collibacillus ludicampi genomic region:
- a CDS encoding MFS transporter, with protein sequence MPTKKGLISLSPLMIIFLATMNVFVLLYAPQPLLPLFAQYFDISIPTASLTISVTIIALAAASLISAPLFDCWDRKKVILFSSVALIIPSIMLYIPQPFSMVLFWRALYGLFIPGVTAVIMAYISEEFPVDQRGRVMGVYVSANVAGGLVGRVISGPISETYSWQTVFGVIAVCSSVIAFLVLKLLPPSRHQSKRSEQSFLLHFRNPALVGAFLIGFSQFFAFIGFFTYIPFYASGAPFHLSITQISLLYATYSFGIFSAPFAGFLSDIIGRRSTMALGHLIGGVGILITLYSSVPALIVGSSLLTLGNFASQSATTAFVTDIAEESRGAATSLYLFFFYVGGSLGAWIPGILWKVFGWHGLVSLTVGTIVLALLSNLILASRNRGKFHFQNDFGT encoded by the coding sequence TTGCCTACCAAGAAAGGATTGATTTCATTGTCACCGTTGATGATTATTTTTCTGGCCACCATGAATGTTTTTGTTCTTCTCTATGCACCCCAACCCCTTCTGCCTTTGTTTGCACAGTATTTTGATATTTCGATTCCAACAGCAAGTTTGACAATATCCGTCACGATTATCGCGTTAGCAGCCGCTTCTCTTATCTCGGCACCTCTTTTTGACTGTTGGGATAGGAAAAAAGTGATTCTGTTTTCGAGTGTCGCTCTAATAATACCGAGCATCATGTTGTACATCCCCCAACCTTTTTCAATGGTACTATTCTGGCGCGCACTGTATGGCCTCTTCATACCTGGCGTAACAGCGGTGATTATGGCCTACATCTCGGAAGAATTTCCAGTGGATCAAAGAGGCCGCGTAATGGGGGTTTACGTCAGCGCCAACGTGGCAGGAGGACTAGTCGGGCGCGTCATATCGGGACCGATTTCCGAAACCTATTCATGGCAAACGGTTTTCGGCGTCATTGCGGTTTGTTCAAGCGTAATCGCGTTTCTTGTATTGAAGCTTTTGCCACCTTCCCGCCACCAATCGAAACGAAGCGAACAAAGCTTTTTGCTCCACTTTCGTAATCCAGCTTTGGTGGGGGCTTTCTTGATCGGTTTTTCGCAGTTCTTTGCGTTTATCGGATTCTTCACTTACATTCCTTTTTATGCAAGTGGAGCTCCCTTTCATTTATCCATTACACAAATTTCGCTTTTGTATGCCACCTACTCATTTGGGATCTTTTCCGCGCCTTTTGCTGGTTTTCTGTCTGATATAATTGGCAGACGATCCACCATGGCGCTAGGACATCTGATTGGTGGAGTAGGAATCCTGATTACACTCTATTCGTCAGTTCCGGCCCTAATCGTCGGATCATCATTGTTGACGCTTGGAAACTTTGCCTCTCAATCGGCAACTACGGCCTTTGTAACGGACATTGCGGAAGAATCGAGGGGAGCTGCCACATCATTATACCTGTTCTTTTTCTATGTAGGAGGAAGCTTAGGAGCATGGATACCAGGGATATTGTGGAAAGTATTCGGATGGCACGGTCTCGTTTCCTTAACGGTAGGTACAATTGTACTGGCCTTACTCAGCAATTTGATTCTTGCGAGCAGAAATAGAGGTAAGTTTCATTTTCAAAATGATTTTGGAACTTAA
- a CDS encoding DUF3050 domain-containing protein — protein sequence MELNDLEIIRDELLAHPMYQEINTPDRVRVLMKHHVFAVWDFMSLLKRLQRSVTSISVPWLPYETPSFTRFINEIVLAEESDEDGRGGYASHFQLYLEAMEESRADVTPIKTFLNAIKNGVDYKKALDNDVIPLTVAKFVTFNLNLALNGQVHEVASAFFYGREGLIPEMFKLLIDSLEKEGASNERLNYYLKRHIELDEDEHGPLAKKLLNDLCEGDPKKQEEAIKISKISLHMRKNLWDGVLKEIQDKGL from the coding sequence ATGGAGTTAAATGATTTGGAAATTATTCGTGATGAACTCCTTGCCCATCCTATGTATCAAGAAATAAATACACCAGATAGGGTACGGGTGTTAATGAAACATCATGTATTTGCTGTCTGGGATTTCATGAGTTTACTAAAAAGACTTCAAAGATCTGTAACATCAATTTCAGTTCCTTGGTTGCCATATGAAACACCTTCATTTACCCGATTTATTAATGAGATCGTGCTTGCAGAGGAATCCGATGAAGATGGAAGAGGAGGATATGCTAGTCATTTCCAGTTATATCTTGAAGCTATGGAGGAGTCTAGGGCTGATGTAACTCCAATCAAGACCTTTCTGAATGCTATAAAAAATGGTGTAGATTACAAAAAAGCTTTAGATAATGATGTTATTCCTTTGACTGTGGCAAAGTTTGTCACCTTTAATTTAAATTTAGCCTTAAATGGACAGGTTCATGAAGTAGCTTCTGCTTTTTTCTACGGGAGAGAAGGTTTAATTCCTGAAATGTTTAAACTTCTAATCGATTCATTGGAAAAGGAAGGTGCTTCTAACGAAAGGCTGAATTACTATTTAAAACGACATATTGAATTAGACGAAGATGAGCATGGTCCTCTTGCGAAAAAACTTCTAAACGATCTGTGTGAAGGTGATCCGAAAAAACAAGAAGAAGCAATAAAAATCTCTAAGATTTCACTACATATGAGAAAAAATCTGTGGGATGGAGTATTGAAGGAAATTCAAGACAAAGGACTTTAA
- the hfq gene encoding RNA chaperone Hfq — MANQTLVNETSKNGTKQQINVQDKILNDLRTSKKQVKIFMINGFQMIGTIEMFDNFTILLINEMGKQQLLYKHAISTIQLG, encoded by the coding sequence ATGGCGAACCAAACACTTGTAAACGAAACGTCTAAAAATGGAACAAAGCAACAAATCAATGTGCAAGATAAAATTCTGAACGATCTTCGCACCTCAAAAAAGCAAGTTAAGATTTTCATGATTAATGGCTTTCAAATGATCGGTACGATCGAAATGTTCGATAATTTCACGATCTTATTGATCAACGAAATGGGCAAACAGCAACTTCTTTACAAACACGCGATTTCGACAATACAACTGGGCTAA
- a CDS encoding ATP-dependent DNA ligase, whose product MLFQPIKPMLASMQKTFDLRNPEYIYELKADGWRCLLHKQGRKIEVFTRHGKRITEKFPEFQAVADHIKSYEAIIDCEGVCYRDGRTIFDDINYRGRLTDPAKIAVASEQMPATLIAFDVLYSNGTEHIKKDLISRKQILQEIIEPSDVITPTLFVDEIGDWLLEWTKQNHWEGIVAKHKRSQYFLDKRSSEWVKIKNFCTIDAVILGYRLKPNFGLIVGLHFPTISYKPVSTVEFGFKPEEKEAFLGVAKQIHTFRDRNGVQWVEPLLCCEIQYLERTENHNLRITSFKRFLPHKNPEDCKWIS is encoded by the coding sequence GTGCTCTTTCAACCCATAAAACCGATGTTAGCTTCCATGCAGAAGACGTTCGATCTAAGAAACCCTGAATATATATATGAACTCAAGGCGGATGGCTGGAGGTGCCTTCTACATAAGCAAGGACGAAAAATCGAAGTCTTTACTCGTCACGGGAAACGAATCACAGAAAAATTCCCGGAATTTCAAGCTGTAGCGGATCACATAAAATCATATGAGGCGATTATCGACTGTGAGGGCGTGTGTTATCGAGATGGCCGAACCATCTTTGATGACATTAATTATCGCGGCCGCTTAACCGATCCGGCTAAAATCGCTGTTGCAAGCGAGCAAATGCCGGCAACATTAATCGCATTTGATGTACTCTATTCGAATGGTACAGAACACATAAAAAAGGATCTGATCTCCCGAAAACAAATTCTTCAGGAAATCATTGAGCCTAGTGATGTGATCACACCAACTCTTTTCGTAGATGAGATAGGCGATTGGCTTTTGGAATGGACGAAACAAAACCATTGGGAAGGCATTGTAGCGAAACATAAACGATCACAGTATTTTTTGGATAAACGAAGCTCAGAATGGGTCAAAATCAAGAATTTCTGTACGATCGATGCAGTCATATTGGGATACCGTCTTAAACCGAATTTCGGACTCATTGTCGGACTTCATTTTCCAACTATCTCTTATAAGCCGGTTTCCACTGTGGAGTTTGGCTTTAAACCAGAGGAAAAAGAAGCTTTTTTAGGAGTCGCGAAGCAAATACACACATTCAGAGACCGAAATGGTGTACAATGGGTAGAACCATTGCTTTGTTGCGAAATTCAGTATTTGGAGCGAACAGAGAATCACAATTTACGGATCACATCGTTTAAAAGATTTCTCCCTCACAAGAACCCGGAAGATTGTAAATGGATATCTTGA
- a CDS encoding TcpE family conjugal transfer membrane protein has product MAYRTYRNLYRIRPSLSSIGQGRQRIRLPRGVQITGDTVILTAVLWLPCSFIIGPLLKYYIPVSPLLLGLGVAGIIGYQLSKLDPEGKTVVAYLYDFVRYLFRSKVHDGWEFRPNPKGRPESVSWSARVSLVEDGRVASLPAKGRVTQLELRVPAHVKVKKGEVIIQHRGKRLSPGW; this is encoded by the coding sequence ATGGCCTATCGTACGTATCGGAACCTATATCGTATCCGTCCGTCCCTGTCATCGATTGGTCAGGGGCGGCAGCGGATTCGCTTACCACGAGGTGTACAGATAACGGGGGATACCGTGATCCTCACGGCTGTCTTATGGTTGCCCTGCTCTTTCATCATAGGACCTCTCCTCAAATACTATATTCCTGTCAGTCCTTTGCTTTTGGGTCTTGGTGTAGCCGGAATTATCGGCTACCAGTTAAGTAAACTGGATCCCGAAGGAAAGACAGTGGTAGCTTATTTGTATGACTTTGTGAGATACCTGTTTCGCTCAAAGGTTCATGACGGATGGGAATTTCGCCCGAATCCGAAAGGACGACCGGAATCGGTCTCGTGGAGTGCGCGGGTGTCTCTCGTAGAAGATGGTCGGGTGGCCAGTCTGCCAGCGAAGGGACGGGTGACGCAGCTGGAGTTGAGGGTGCCAGCGCACGTGAAAGTGAAAAAAGGAGAGGTGATCATACAGCACAGGGGGAAACGCTTGTCTCCGGGGTGGTAA
- a CDS encoding metal-dependent hydrolase gives MIYKTHHVAALIGAESLLIHTHQPVLTWQTAVALLGAYFAGPAADVDQPQSYVGQRIWPLAIALSGLGIRHRTLTHSLLLLAGLWGVLQLLPVSDVIRWAIWIGYASHPLIDLFNEEGVELLWPLRIRVRLLPRFLSIPVESFAETLLRGVMTLCSFWLLTLYLHPDVTQLPLLGPITDGIIRLMPSAIQTFINK, from the coding sequence ATGATTTATAAAACTCATCACGTGGCCGCACTCATTGGTGCCGAGTCATTGTTAATACACACGCACCAGCCGGTTCTCACATGGCAGACAGCCGTGGCTTTATTAGGAGCCTACTTTGCTGGACCGGCGGCCGACGTGGATCAGCCCCAGTCCTATGTGGGACAGAGGATATGGCCTCTTGCAATAGCGTTAAGTGGGCTGGGAATCCGACACCGGACCCTGACCCACTCACTTTTGCTTCTGGCTGGTTTGTGGGGAGTGTTGCAGCTCCTACCGGTGTCGGATGTGATCCGTTGGGCTATATGGATTGGCTATGCAAGTCACCCGCTGATAGATCTGTTCAACGAGGAAGGAGTCGAATTACTATGGCCATTACGCATTCGGGTGCGCTTGTTGCCGAGGTTTCTATCCATCCCTGTAGAGTCATTTGCCGAAACCTTGTTGAGAGGAGTGATGACTCTGTGTAGTTTCTGGTTACTGACACTGTATCTGCACCCCGATGTCACGCAGTTGCCGTTGCTAGGACCTATAACAGACGGAATCATCCGATTGATGCCGTCTGCCATTCAAACTTTCATTAATAAATGA
- a CDS encoding non-homologous end joining protein Ku, whose product MRSMWKGSISFGLVNIPVSLYKTTEDHTTSFRSLHEECRSPIQYKKWCPVCNREISNNEIIRGYEYAPGNYVVLTDDDLEKLPLPTLRAIEIMHFTNKDDIDPIYFEKTYYIGPGEFGAKPYKLLHDAMEATGKVAVAKVAFRTSEHLAVVRLHNGCLVLNMIHYPDEIRNVEGVPGITETDQIVVNEEELEMAKTLIEQISGAFRNAIRATIRKL is encoded by the coding sequence ATGCGGTCGATGTGGAAAGGAAGTATCAGCTTTGGTTTAGTCAATATCCCGGTCAGTTTATATAAGACTACAGAAGATCACACCACCAGTTTTCGCAGTCTGCACGAAGAATGCCGAAGTCCGATCCAGTATAAAAAGTGGTGTCCCGTATGTAACCGCGAAATCAGTAACAATGAAATCATACGCGGATATGAATACGCACCGGGGAATTACGTCGTACTTACAGACGATGATTTAGAAAAATTGCCTTTACCGACCTTGCGAGCGATCGAAATCATGCATTTCACCAATAAAGACGATATTGATCCGATTTACTTTGAAAAAACATACTATATCGGACCCGGCGAGTTTGGAGCCAAACCTTACAAGCTACTTCATGACGCGATGGAGGCTACAGGCAAGGTAGCCGTCGCCAAGGTAGCATTTCGTACAAGTGAGCATTTGGCAGTGGTGCGCCTCCACAACGGATGCCTCGTGTTAAACATGATTCATTATCCGGACGAGATAAGGAATGTGGAAGGAGTACCGGGGATCACGGAAACCGATCAGATAGTGGTCAATGAAGAGGAACTTGAGATGGCTAAAACATTGATTGAGCAGATCAGCGGGGCCTTTCGCAACGCTATAAGAGCAACTATCAGGAAGCTCTAA